GGTTCGATATTTTTCTTACATAATGATCATATCACTTAGTTTGATAGTTGTCAAACCATAATTATTAAATATCGATGAACATCAAACTATGCTGGTATGAAGGCCATTCCGCTACTATTATTTGTTGATTCTAAAGACTTCGGACCATAGAACGGGTTATGAGCATACACCATCGACGAACAAACTGCCCTACTGTCAGTATTCACGGATATTTATATACTTTCCGTTCATTTCTTCTGCATCTTTTAGAATGAGTTCTAAACATATCGAACACCTTGTATGGTATAATTCTATTCATATCGAACCTGGAGTGTGGCTTCATTTGCGAATGGTTCCCGGATATGTTGAATTAGTTGAAATTCTCATGGCGTGCGCTTATGCCGACAAAGAGAGTTATTTTGATTCAGTCTCGGAGGATCTGGGCGTCGATTTTAAGCCGGGTGAAGAGCTGGAGCTTTTTCTCCGGTTCTTGAGAGGCGATTCGAACTGGTCGATAAAGGTGGCCGTGAACGTATTCTCCGAAATAAAGGATAGCGTGATCTTCTTCTGCGACATGCCCCCCTCTTCTGGAAAGATAGTGACTATCGAAGAGACTATGGAAAGCCTCAAGAACGATTTCAGAGGTAAGGCCAGATGCGTGGTCGAGAGCATCCTTCTGAACAACTTGAATTTCTCGAAGGAAGAGGTTGAAAGGGCACTGGGTGGTGATCTAAATATAGTTGCCGAAGCCGTCGATAGGGCTAGCGACCTTTCGGAGAACACGACCTGGTTCATTACCCAGCTGGTGAACTTCCCGCAACAATCTCAGGAGATTCTCATGTTTGCCCTGACAGTTCTGAAGAAGTATTACGAAGATTCGGGGCTCAGGAAGAAAAACCTTGGCTGTATAAACGAGACCATTGAATCCTTTGGTCAGGAGGAATACAAAGAAGTCGCCTCAGGGTTTCTGGAACTCTACGGAGTAACGGCCAGGGATGAGTCTCCTCTGTACCTACTTCTGCAGAACACGCTCCAGTATCCGGGCGT
This portion of the Mesotoga infera genome encodes:
- a CDS encoding ArsR/SmtB family transcription factor — encoded protein: MVPGYVELVEILMACAYADKESYFDSVSEDLGVDFKPGEELELFLRFLRGDSNWSIKVAVNVFSEIKDSVIFFCDMPPSSGKIVTIEETMESLKNDFRGKARCVVESILLNNLNFSKEEVERALGGDLNIVAEAVDRASDLSENTTWFITQLVNFPQQSQEILMFALTVLKKYYEDSGLRKKNLGCINETIESFGQEEYKEVASGFLELYGVTARDESPLYLLLQNTLQYPGVRYAYACDKQFVVLNNQLKQLEEIVNPYITDHILRLFLKNFSDPTKMQIMVAVSQEPRYVDELAKLLGLSKATISYHLSSLGELALVTGRKDRRRIYFSLNRKRIESIIKRLEVFYEESDDSWK